The nucleotide sequence GGCGGTCAAGGCAGTAAAAACCGATACCTACACCTGGGAAGGCAAGGACCGCAAAGGCACAAAGATGTCCGGCGAGCTGACCGGCCAGAGCCCGGCGCTGGTCAAGGCGCAATTGCGCAAGCAAGGGATCAACCCGGACAAGGTTCGCAAGAAATCCACCTCGATATTCAGCAAGGGCAAACGCATCAAGCCACTGGATATCGCCCTCTTCACCCGCCAGATGGCAACGATGCTCAAGGCCGGTGTTCCCTTGCTGCAAGCCTTCGACATCATTGGCGAAGGCTTCGATAACGCCAACATGCGCAAGCTGGTGGACGAGGTGAAACAGGAAGTCGCCGCCGGCAACAGCTTTGCCGCGTCGTTGCGCAAGTGCCCGCAGTATTTCGACGAGTTGTACTGCAACCTGGTGGACGCCGGTGAACAGGCCGGCGCCCTGGACACCCTGCTGGACCGGGTCGCGACCTACAAGGAAAAGAGCGAAGCCCTCAAGGCCAAGATCAAGAAAGCCATGACCTATCCGACGGCCGTTGTGCTCGTCGCGGCAGTGGTTACCGGCATCCTGCTGGTCAAGGTGGTGCCGCAGTTCGAATCGGTGTTCTCCGGGTTCGGCGCACAACTGCCGGCTTTCACCCTGATGGTCATCGGCCTGTCGGAGTTCATGCAGGAGTGGTGGTGGCTGCTGCTGGGCGGGGTAGTGGGCGCGTTTTTTGGCGTGAAGTATGCGCTCAAGCGCTCCCAGGGCTTTCGTGACTGGCGCGATAAGTGGCTGCTCAAGCTGCCGCTGGTAGGCGCGCTGATGTACAAATCCGCCGTGGCCCGTTACGCCCGGACACTGTCCACCACCTTCGCCGCCGGCGTACCGCTGGTGGAGGCGCTGGACTCGGTCTCCGGTGCCACCGGCAACGTGGTGTTCAAACGTGCGGTCCAGCGCATCCGGCAGGATGTCTCAACCGGTATGCAGTTGAATTTTTCCATGCGCGCCTCAGGCATATTCCCCAACCTGGCGATCCAGATGACCGCCATCGGCGAGGAGTCCGGGGCACTGGACGACATGCTCGACAAGGTGGCAAGTTTCTATGAGGCCGAGGTCGACAACCTGGTGGACAACCTGACCAGCCTGATGGAACCGTTCATCATGGTGGTCCTGGGGGTGGTCGTCGGCGGCCTGGTGGTGGCCATGTACCTGCCCATCTTTCAACTCGGCTCTGCGATCTGACATGCCCCTGACCGAATTTTTCGTGCTTTACCCCCTGGCCTTCGTGCTGACGGCGTTATTGCTCGGGCTGATCGTCGGCAGTTTCCTCAATGTCCTGGTGTGGCGCCTGCCCAAGATGCTCACCCGGGAATGGCGGCTGCAGGCCCACGACCTGCTGGGCCTGCCGGCCGAAACGCCCGGCCCGGCCTACAACCTGATGCTGCCTCATTCCCAGTGCATTCACTGCGGCCACCGCATTCGGGCCTGGGAAAATATCCCGTTGTTCAGCTACCTCGCGCTGCGTGGCCGCTGTTCCAGCTGTGGCACCCCGATTGGCCGGCGTTATCCCTTGACGGAACTGGCCTGCGGCGCCCTGTCGGCCTTCGTCGCCTGGCATTTCGGCTTTGGCTGGCAAGCCGCGCTGGTGATGGTGCTGAGCTGGGGCCTGCTGGGCATGAGCCTGATCGATGCCGAGCATCAATTGCTGCCCGATACCCTGGTGCTGCCCTTGTTGTGGCTGGGGCTGATCGTCAACAGCTTCGGGTTGTTCGTTTCATTGAACCAGGCGATGTGGGGGGCGGTGGCCGGTTATCTGGCGCTGTGGTCGGTGTTCTGGATCTTCAAGTTGATCACCGGCAAGGAAGGCATGGGCTACGGAGACTTCAAGCTGCTGGCGATGCTGGGAGCCTGGGGCGGCTGGCAGATCCTGCCGCTGACGCTGCTGCTGTCATCGCTGGTGGGCGCCGTCGTCGGGGTCGTTGTATTGCGTATACGCGATGCTCCCGCCTCGACACAGATCCCCTTTGGGCCCTATCTGGCCATTGCCGGCTGGATTGCCTTGCTCTGGGGTGGTCAAATAACCGACTTCTATTGGCACTCTGTCGGTTTCTAACGATTTCCTTATGAACAATCCCGTGGAAAAACCCTGGATTCTTGGCCTGACCGGCGGCATCGGCAGCGGCAAAAGTGCGGCGGCCCAGCATTTCATCGACCTGGGTGTACATCTGATCGACGCCGATCATGCGGCGCGCTGGGTGGTCGAACCAGGGCGCCCGGCGCTGGCGGAAATCGCCGAACACTTTGGCGCCGGCGTGCTGCAGGCCGACGGTACGCTGGATCGTGCAGCCCTGCGCAAACTGATCTTCGAAAACGCCGATGAGCGTCGCTGGCTCGAGGCACTGCTGCATCCGCTGATTGCCGACGAAATTGCCCACCACCTGGCCCAGGCCCGATCGTCATACGCGATTCTCGTGTCGCCGCTGCTGATCGAGTCGGGGCAGTACGCCATGACCCAGCGCATCCTGGTGATCGACGTACCGGAACAACTTCAGATCGAACGGACCTTGCAGCGCGACCAGATCAGCGAGCAACAGGTCCAGGCGATCCTCAAGGCACAGTCCAGCCGCCAGGACCGCCTGAGCCACGCCGACGATGTGGTGGTCAACGACCGCGACCTCGCCTGGCTGCACAGCGAGGTCGAACGCCTGCATCACACTTACCTTACCTTGCGTGGAGGCCAATCATGAGCCAGACCCCAACCGTTGAATGCCCGACCTGCGGCGCGCCTGTCGAATGGAGCCCTGAGAGCCAGTTCCGGCCATTCTGTTCCGACCGCTGCAAACTCATCGACCTGGGCGCCTGGGCGTCGGAGGAACACAAGATCCCCGTCAGCCCGGATGCCGAGGACGAACTGTTCAGCGAAGATTTCAACCCCCGCTCACACCACTGAAATTTCCAGAGCTTGTAACGCTTCCACCGGCGCGGCCTGGGTGCGAGTCAAGACTTGTCGTCATCCTTCCAGGGTGCCGACAGGTACCGCGTGCGGTTGAAGGTTTCCAGCCATTCGGGACTGAATACCACCAGCGCACTGATCACCATGCCGTTGATGAACGCCTCGGGAAAAATGATCAACCAGAGATAGCCGACGAAGTCGCTCAGCCAGTAAGGCATGACAAACACCCCGTCGTACCACAACAGACCCAGCCCCAGCAGCAGGCACAGCAACGCCGACAGGGCCGCGGCGAGGAACCCCGAGCAGAAGATATACACGAACAGATTACGCGGCTGGGCGCGCTCCACCAGGATCGCGCAGCATTCGGTGACCAGCACCGGCAACAGGATCAACAGCCCCCCGTTGACGCCCAGCGCCAGCATGTCCTGGCGCCCCAGCAGCACCAGGGCAAGCTGGGCAACGAGGCCGCCGAGGATCGCCAGCGGCCAGTCCAGCAGCAGCGTCACGGCGGTCATGCCGATGAAGTGGTAGGACACACCGGTGTCGAAGTCCCGGCGCACGAGCCACAACAGGAACAGTGCCAGCACCGTGCCGAACAGCAGGTGCTGGCGACGGTTGTCGGTAAACAGCTCCACCCACGGCGCTCGCCACGCAGCCCAGGCCAGCACCGGGACATAGATCAGCCAGCCAACCGTCAGCGTCTGGGGTGAGAGCAGTTCGGCTCCGATCATGGGACTACACCTTTTCGCTTGCCTTTTCCAACAGCCAGCACAGCGCAGTCCCCGTTGGACTGCGTAGGAGCTGTCGAGCGGAGCGAGGCTGCGATCTTTCCCCTGACACTTGAATCCCAAGTGAAAGATTAAAAGATCGCAGGCTTCTCCAGCGCCTACAACCCTTTTGGGCGCACTACGCACGCCAGCGGGGATAAATCCCCTCACCACAAAATTGTGCACAGCTTTATGTCTCTATTGACGCACAGAGTCTACACCCCTCCCCATAAGCCTCATTCATCAACGCAACGCTTCCAGCTTGTCGCAATTGAACGCTAAGCTTGAGCTCATGGATGATTCCGATTATTTACGCCTGCTGACCATCGCGGCCGAGCAAGCCAACGCCTTTCTCTCCAATGCCCGCAAATGGGAGCGTGAGCGTTGGGTCTGCCAACGACTGCTGCAAGGGTTGAACGTGCCCTACCGCGCCGATGAATTCACCCCCGCCGGAGAGCCGCCGGACGTATTGTTCCGGGATGCCAACTTCGAAGTATTCTTCGTCCTCGACGAAGGCCGTCGGCTCAACGACGAATGGCGCGATGAATTGCAACGCCGCCGCAGCGCATTCTCCCTGAGCCAACTGGTGCGCCGCGAAGCCAAGCCCAGGCGGATCCCGGCCAATGAGTTCCTGCTGAGGCTGGCGCCGACCCTGCGCAAGAAAGCCCACAACTACACCGAACGCGGCATGGACCTGGGCGAGTTGGACATCATCGCCTTCGCCAGCCTCAAGCGTGAAGTGCTGGACCTCAACAGCCATTTCCCACCGCCCACCGAATACTTGCGCCAGGGCTGGCGCTCACTGTCGCTGGTAGGACCGACCTTCGCCCGGGTGCTGTTCGCCCACCCCGATGCGCCGGATTTCCTGCGGGGCAACCTGGGGCGCAGCATCGTATTCGATGTGGGGATCAGCCTGTGAATCATCACCGTGCCCAACACCGAACGACTATGCTGTTCGCTGCCGCAAGCAAACCCCTGTAACGTGTGCACACTTCGCAACGTCTACCTGACGAGGCCTTTATGACCAGCCGCCTGAACCCTGACGACCAGAAGCATGTCGAAGAGTACCTGCAACTGTCCCAGCACCGAGTCGAGCGCCGGCCCTTTCGGCCGTGGATGCTCCTGGTGGTGGTACTGGCCGTGACCATCGGCCTGGGCCTGCTGAGCCGACTGATCAGTTACCTGACGCTATGAGCCATGGGTGTCGCGTTTCACACGACACCGCTCGCGAGGGTAACGGCACCGATTTCCTTTAGCCTTGCGAGATATCCCCATGACTCATCGTATTGTCATCGTTGGCGGCGGCGCCGGCGGCCTGGAGTTGGCTACCCGCCTGGGTAAGACTCTGGGCAAGCGTGGCACGGCCAGTGTGATGCTGGTCGACGCGAATCTGACCCACATCTGGAAACCCCTGCTGCACGAAGTCGCGGCCGGTTCCCTGAACTCTTCCGAAGACGAACTCAACTACGTCGCCCAGGCGAAATGGAACCACTTCGAGTTCCAGCTCGGGCGCATGAGCGGTCTGGACCGCGAACGAAAAAGTATCCAACTGGCCGCCACTTACGACGAAGCCGGTCTGGAACTGCTGCCGGCCCGTGTGCTGGGCTACGACACCCTGGTGATTGCTGTCGGCAGCACCACCAACGACTTCGGCACCGAGGGTGCGGCGCAGCATTGCCTGTTCCTCGATACCCGCAAGCAGGCCGAGCGTTTCCATCAGCAATTGCTCAACCATTACCTGCGCGCCCATGCCGGTCAGACCGATGCGGTGGAGCGGATCAGCGTCGCCATCGTCGGTGCCGGTGCCACCGGCGTCGAACTGGCGGCCGAGCTGCATAACGCCGCCCATGAACTGGCGGCCTATGGCCTGGACCGGATCAAGCCGGAAAACATGCACATCACCCTGATCGAAGCCGGGCCACGGGTGCTGCCGGCGTTGCCGGAGCGGATCGGCGGGCCCGTGCACAAGACCCTGGAGAAACTCGGGGTCAATGTCATGACCAACGCCGCTGTCAGTCGGGTCACGGCCGAGAGCCTGATCACCGTCGATGGCAAGGTGATCGACGCCAGCCTGAAGGTCTGGGCCGCCGGGATCCGCGCACCGGATTTTCTCAAGGACATCGACGGCCTGGAGACCAACCGGATCAATCAACTGCACGTGCTGCCGACCCTGCAGACCACCCGCGACGAGAACATCTTCGCCTTCGGCGACTGCGCCGCCTGCCCGCAACCGGACAGTGACCGCAACGTGCCACCCCGTGCCCAGGCCGCGCACCAGCAGGCATCGCTGCTGGCCAAATCCTTGAAGCTGCGGATCGAAGGCAAGGCGTTGCCGCATTACAAGTACACCGACTACGGCTCGCTGATCTCGCTGTCGAAGTTCTCGGCGGTGGGCAACCTGATGGGCAATCTCACCGGCAGCGTGATGCTCGAAGGCTGGCTGGCGCGGATGTTCTATGTGTCGCTGTACCGCATGCACCAGATGGCGTT is from Pseudomonas sp. B21-056 and encodes:
- a CDS encoding type II secretion system F family protein — its product is MAVKAVKTDTYTWEGKDRKGTKMSGELTGQSPALVKAQLRKQGINPDKVRKKSTSIFSKGKRIKPLDIALFTRQMATMLKAGVPLLQAFDIIGEGFDNANMRKLVDEVKQEVAAGNSFAASLRKCPQYFDELYCNLVDAGEQAGALDTLLDRVATYKEKSEALKAKIKKAMTYPTAVVLVAAVVTGILLVKVVPQFESVFSGFGAQLPAFTLMVIGLSEFMQEWWWLLLGGVVGAFFGVKYALKRSQGFRDWRDKWLLKLPLVGALMYKSAVARYARTLSTTFAAGVPLVEALDSVSGATGNVVFKRAVQRIRQDVSTGMQLNFSMRASGIFPNLAIQMTAIGEESGALDDMLDKVASFYEAEVDNLVDNLTSLMEPFIMVVLGVVVGGLVVAMYLPIFQLGSAI
- a CDS encoding prepilin peptidase, with the translated sequence MPLTEFFVLYPLAFVLTALLLGLIVGSFLNVLVWRLPKMLTREWRLQAHDLLGLPAETPGPAYNLMLPHSQCIHCGHRIRAWENIPLFSYLALRGRCSSCGTPIGRRYPLTELACGALSAFVAWHFGFGWQAALVMVLSWGLLGMSLIDAEHQLLPDTLVLPLLWLGLIVNSFGLFVSLNQAMWGAVAGYLALWSVFWIFKLITGKEGMGYGDFKLLAMLGAWGGWQILPLTLLLSSLVGAVVGVVVLRIRDAPASTQIPFGPYLAIAGWIALLWGGQITDFYWHSVGF
- the coaE gene encoding dephospho-CoA kinase (Dephospho-CoA kinase (CoaE) performs the final step in coenzyme A biosynthesis.) encodes the protein MNNPVEKPWILGLTGGIGSGKSAAAQHFIDLGVHLIDADHAARWVVEPGRPALAEIAEHFGAGVLQADGTLDRAALRKLIFENADERRWLEALLHPLIADEIAHHLAQARSSYAILVSPLLIESGQYAMTQRILVIDVPEQLQIERTLQRDQISEQQVQAILKAQSSRQDRLSHADDVVVNDRDLAWLHSEVERLHHTYLTLRGGQS
- the yacG gene encoding DNA gyrase inhibitor YacG, encoding MSQTPTVECPTCGAPVEWSPESQFRPFCSDRCKLIDLGAWASEEHKIPVSPDAEDELFSEDFNPRSHH
- a CDS encoding energy-coupling factor ABC transporter permease codes for the protein MIGAELLSPQTLTVGWLIYVPVLAWAAWRAPWVELFTDNRRQHLLFGTVLALFLLWLVRRDFDTGVSYHFIGMTAVTLLLDWPLAILGGLVAQLALVLLGRQDMLALGVNGGLLILLPVLVTECCAILVERAQPRNLFVYIFCSGFLAAALSALLCLLLGLGLLWYDGVFVMPYWLSDFVGYLWLIIFPEAFINGMVISALVVFSPEWLETFNRTRYLSAPWKDDDKS
- a CDS encoding DUF1780 domain-containing protein; translated protein: MDDSDYLRLLTIAAEQANAFLSNARKWERERWVCQRLLQGLNVPYRADEFTPAGEPPDVLFRDANFEVFFVLDEGRRLNDEWRDELQRRRSAFSLSQLVRREAKPRRIPANEFLLRLAPTLRKKAHNYTERGMDLGELDIIAFASLKREVLDLNSHFPPPTEYLRQGWRSLSLVGPTFARVLFAHPDAPDFLRGNLGRSIVFDVGISL
- a CDS encoding DUF3094 domain-containing protein translates to MTSRLNPDDQKHVEEYLQLSQHRVERRPFRPWMLLVVVLAVTIGLGLLSRLISYLTL
- a CDS encoding NAD(P)/FAD-dependent oxidoreductase, coding for MTHRIVIVGGGAGGLELATRLGKTLGKRGTASVMLVDANLTHIWKPLLHEVAAGSLNSSEDELNYVAQAKWNHFEFQLGRMSGLDRERKSIQLAATYDEAGLELLPARVLGYDTLVIAVGSTTNDFGTEGAAQHCLFLDTRKQAERFHQQLLNHYLRAHAGQTDAVERISVAIVGAGATGVELAAELHNAAHELAAYGLDRIKPENMHITLIEAGPRVLPALPERIGGPVHKTLEKLGVNVMTNAAVSRVTAESLITVDGKVIDASLKVWAAGIRAPDFLKDIDGLETNRINQLHVLPTLQTTRDENIFAFGDCAACPQPDSDRNVPPRAQAAHQQASLLAKSLKLRIEGKALPHYKYTDYGSLISLSKFSAVGNLMGNLTGSVMLEGWLARMFYVSLYRMHQMALYGMFRTAMLMLGSKIGRGTEPRLKLH